The genomic segment GCAGCCGCCCGCCGTGATCCTGATGGCCGGTTTGCAAGGTGCCGGTAAAACCACCACCACCGCCAAGCTGGCCAAGCACCTGATTGAAAAGCGCAAGAAAAAAGTGCTGACGGTCTCGGGTGACGTCTACCGACCCGCCGCCATTGAGCAGCTCAAAACCGTGACCGCACAAGCTGGGGCCGAGTGGTTTCCCAGCTCACCCGACCAAAAGCCGATCGACATCGCCCGCGCCGCCATCGACTACGCCCGCAAGCACTTCTTTGACGTGCTGCTGGTCGACACCGCCGGTCGCTTGGCCATTGACGAAGCCTTGATGGCCGAAATCAAGTCGCTGCACGCTGAACTCAAGCCGGTTGAAACCCTGTTCGTGGTCGACGCCATGCAGGGCCAGGACGCGGCCAACACCGCCAAGGCCTTCAGCGACGCGCTGTCCTTGACAGGCATCGTGCTCACCAAGCTCGATGGCGACTCACGCGGTGGAGCAGCCCTGTCGGTGCGCCAGATCACGGGCGTGCCGATCAAGTTTGCCGGTACCAGCGAGAAAATTGACGGTCTGGAGGTGTTTGACGCCGAGCGCCACGCCGGGCGCATTCTGGGCATGGGCGACATCGTGGCCCTGGTCGAGCAGGTCACCGCTGGCGTGGACATGGAGGCCGCGCAAAAGCTGGCCGCCAAGGTCAAGAGCGGGGGCGGGTTTGATCTGAATGACTTTTTGGCCCAGATCCAGCAGATGAAACAAATGGGCGGCTTGTCGAGTCTGATGGACAAATTGCCCAGTCAGCTGACGGCCAAGGCCGGTTCCATGGACATGGACAAGGTCGAAAAAGACATTGGCCGCAAGCAAGGCATCATCCACAGCATGACGCCGCAAGAGCGGAGAAAGCCAGAGCTGATCAAAGCCACCCGCAAGCGCCGCATTGCGGCGGGGGCTGGTGTTCAGGTGCAGGACGTCAACCGCATGCTCAAAGAATTTGAGCAGATGCAGGACATGATGAAAAAAATGTCTGGCGGCGGGATGATGAAGATGATGAAACGCATGGGTGCCATGAAAGGCATGATGGGCGGCGGTGGCTTTCCTGGCATGCCGCGCTGATCTTCACAGCACAACAGCGGATGACGCTTCTCTTCATTTACGGCACGCTCATGCCTGGACTTCGGCTCCAAGCTGAAATGCAGGGCGCCCGTTTTTTGGGGGCAGCTCAGGTGCCCGGTCGTTTGGTCGATCTGGGACGCTATCCCGGTTTCGTTCAAGGCGAGGGATTGGTGACGGGGGAGGTCTATGCGGTCGATGACGCGCACCTGGCCCGTCTGGATGGGGTGGAGGGCGTGGCGCCCGGTGACCGCGCCGCATCACACTACTGGCGCGAAGTGGTCACGGTGACGGGCGGCCCGATGCAAGGCCAGCCGGTACAAACCTATGTGTACAACCGCCCTGTGGATGGCTGCACAGCCATCGCGCACGGGGACTACCGCCGCTACATCCGAGAGGTCGGGCGCGAATCTTGAGTGTCATGCGCGGCTGCCCACCCCTGTGGGCGATTCATGGTCAATCCCGGATCACCAGCTCACCGCGCAGCGAGTGCGACAGGCCTTGCGTGATGCGCACATCGGCCATCTGACCGATCAGGCGGTCCATGTTTGGGCCGCCGGGGAAGTTGACCACGCGGTTGCACTCGGTGCGCCCAGCCAACTCGGTCGCGTCCTTGCGGGAAGGGCGCTCGACCAAAATGCGTTGCACCGTGCCGACGCGGTGGTCACCGATGCGCTGCACGTTCTCTTCGATGGTCGCTTGCAGGTGGTGCAGTCGGCGCAATTTCACCTCGTGCGGCGTGTCGTCGTGCAGGTTGGCCGCTGGCGTGCCCGGGCGGGGGCTGAAGATAAAACTGAAGCTGGTGTCAAAACCCACATCGGTGATCAGCTTCATCATCTTGTTGAAGTCGTCCTCGGTCTCGCCGGGGAAGCCCACGATGAAATCGCTGCTGAGCGACAGGTCAGGGCGGATCGCCCGCAGCTTGCGGATGGTGCTCTTGTATTCCATGGCGGTGTAGCCGCGCTTCATGGCCATCAAAATGCGGTCCGAGCCGTGCTGCACCGGTAAGTGCAAATGGCTCACCAGTTTGGGGATCTTTTCATAAGCGTCGATCAGGCGCTGTGTGAATTCATTGGGGTGGCTGGTCACATAGCGGATGCGCTCGATGCCTGGCATGTCTGCCACGTATTCCAGCAGCAGCGCAAAGTCGGCAATGTCTGAGGTGCAGCCCATCTTGCCCCGGTAGGCGTTCACGTTTTGGCCCAGCAGGGTGATCTCTTTCACGCCCTGGGCGGCCAACCCGGCCACCTCGACCAGCACATCGTCAAACGGGCGAGAAACTTCTTCGCCCCGGGTGTAGGGCACCACGCAGTAGCTGCAATATTTGCTGCAGCCTTCCATGATCGACACAAAGGCCGTCGCGCCGTCCACCTTGGCGGGTGGCAGGTGGTCAAACTTTTCAATCTCGGGGAAGCTGATGTCCACTTGCGGGCGCTGCTTGCGCTCGCGTTCGGCCAGCAGCTCCGGCAGGCGGTGCAGGGTCTGTGGGCCAAACACCACGTCCACGTAGGGCGCCCGCTTGATGATCTCGGCGCCTTCCTGGCTGGCCACGCAGCCGCCCACGCCAATCAGCACGCCCTTGGCTTTGAGGTGCTGCACCCGCCCCAGATCGCTGAACACTTTTTCTTGCGCCTTCTCGCGCACCGAGCAGGTGTTGAACAAGATCAGATCGGCCTCGTCCACGTCCTGCGTAGGCACATAGCCTTGGGCCGCGCCCAGCACATCGGCCATCTTGTCCGAGTCGTACTCGTTCATCTGGCAGCCAAACGTTTTGATGAAGACCTTCTTGCTCATGCGGCCTCCACGGAGGTCATGGGTTCAAGGCAAAGCAGAGCATGCCCGCGAAGGGCCAAAGTGCAGCGGTTCATGGTGTAGATCCAGAGGCTGTTGGGAAAAGCGCTGGGGGCGCCGCAGGAGAGGGATTATCGCAGTCGGAGCCCGCAGCTCAGTTTTCGGCGCCCTCGGCCGCCTTCGGCCTGAAAAACATCGGATACGCCCTTTGCACCGTCGGGCTGTCATACGCCCAGCTGTGGCATTGGCCCAGGTGGTACGGCGGTTTGGTGACTTCAGGGTGGGGCTGGCCGGCCTGTTCGCGGCGCTGCCATTGGCCTGCGGGCAGGGTTTGGTAGGCCGCGGTGGCCATGTTGAACAGCAACTCGCGCAGGTGGGTGCAGCCTTGGGTGCCGCCCACGTGCTCGTTGATGACTTTGCGCCAGCCCGGGCCCATGGTTTGCCCGATCAGTGTGTGCATGCCGTGCGGTGCGCCCGCGCATTCGGGGTGGGGGATGTCGTCCATGGCGGTCACGATGTCTTGGATGACCATTTTGTTGTTCAGCGTGACGCGGATTTTCAAGCCGTGGATCGGTTCGTTGGCCGGAAAGGGCCGCTCATTGGGGACCGAAAAACCATAGGTTTTCACGTCGGTCAGTTCGGCTTCGATGTCCCACAGGCCGTCTTCGCGGTCATAGCCCTGGTAAACCACGGTTCGCGTATGTGACAGTTTTCGGGGGGATGCTGGGGGTAGTGCCAATGGATTTCTCGCGGGTCTGGTGTTCAATCTCCCGATCATATCGATGCAGGAGCCCAAGACATGTCGCACGAAGCCCCAACCGCTGTTCACCCCGCTGTTCGCCGCCAGACCATCGCCGATGCCTTGCGTCGCACCGCCATCCGCTTGCCCAGCAAAACCGGCATCGTGTGCGGTGCCACCACCTGGACCTATGCCGAGTTCGATGCGCTGGTGAGCCGCCTGGCCGCAGGCCTGGCCAGCGTGGGCGTGGCCGAGGGCGACAAGGTGGCGGTGCTGGCGCGCAATTCGCACGGTTTTGCCGCGCTGCGCTTTGCGCTGGCCCGCCGTGGCGCGGTCATGGTGCCGATCAATTTCATGCTCAAGGCCGAAGAGGTGGCCTTCATCTTGCGCCACGCGGGTGCCCAGTTTTTGGCCACGGACAGCGGCCTGGCCGAGCTGGCGCAGGCTGCGGCCAAACTGGATACGAAAGTTCAGCAGTTCATCTGGCTGCCGTCCGAAGACCCGAGCCAGCCCGTGCCGGGCATGCACAGTTTTGACACATTGGCCGCGTGCCCCGATGCGCTGCCCGATGTGCAGCTGGGCAGCTATGACGTGGCGCAAATCGTCTACACCAGCGGCACCGAGTCCTCGCCCAAAGGTGCGCAGCTCACGCACGACGCGGTCATGTGGCAGTACGTTAGCTGCGTGATCGACGCCGAAATCGCCGAGGCCGACGTGGCCCTGCACGCGCTGCCGCTGTACCACTGCGCCCAGCTCGATGTGTTTTTTGGCCCGGCCATTTACATGGGCAGCACCAACGTCATCACGGCCAAACCTACGCCCGACAACCTGCTGCCCATGCTTGAAAAGTTCGGTATCACCAGTTTCTTTGCGCCGCCCACGGTCTGGATCGCGCTGCTGCGTTCGCCGCTGATGGATGCGGGCAAGCTCTCCAAGCTGGCCAAGGGCTACTACGGCGCATCGATCATGCCGGTCGAGGTGCTCAAGGAACTGGCCGCGCGCCTGCCCAAGGTGAGGCTGTGGAATCTGTATGGCCAAACCGAAATCGCGCCTCTGGCCACGATGCTGGGCCCAGAGGACCAGCTGCGCAAACTGGGTTCATGCGGTAAAGCGGTGCGCAACGTCGAGACCCGTGTGGTGAACGACGACATGCAGGATGTGGCCGTGGGTGAGGTGGGTGAGATCGTGCACCGCTCGCCGCACCTGATGCTGGGCTATTTCCATGATGACGAGCGCACCCGAGCCTCGTTTGAAGGCGACTGGTTCCACAGCGGCGATTTGGGGGTCATCGACGAGGAGGGCTATATCTCGGTGGTGGACCGCAAGAAGGACATGATCAAGTCCGGTGGGGAAAACGTGGCCAGCCGCGAGGTCGAGGAAATGATTTACCGCTTGCCGCAGGTGAGCGAAGTGGCAGTGATCGGGCTGCCCGACCCCAAGTGGGTCGAAGCCGTGACGGCGGTGGTGGTGGTCAAGGTCGGGCAAACGCTGGACGAGGCCGCCGTGATCGCGCACTGCGCCCAACACATGGCGGGTTTCAAGACGCCCAAACGCGTGGTCTTCACCGATGCGCTGCCCAAGAACCCCAGCGGCAAACTGCTCAAGCGCGATTTACGGGTGCGCTACGCGTGACACAGACTGCCGCGTCGCTGCGCTCCTCGCAGTGACAGGAAAAATCAGCGATCGCGCGATTCGCAGCAAGCATGGCTCATAACCAAGGGAAATCCCTGATCAAATGTCCCATGCATAAGACCTGAATGTTCTATTGACAGGACAATGGGACTGTTCCACGATCGAGGCCATGGATGCCCATCTGCCTTTGCCCAAGTACCACCAAATTTATTTGGTGCTGCGCGAGCAGTTGCGCGAAGGCCGCTTTGACGACGGTTTGCCGGGCGAGATGGCCTTGATGGGGCAGTTTGGTGTGGCCCGTGTCACGGTTCGGCGTGCCTTGTCGCAACTGGCCGAAGAGGGCTTGATACAGCGCGAGCCCGGGCGTGGCACAAGGCCGGTGACCGCGCGTGCGCAAGAGGTTCAGATGCAGGCCTCGACCATGGCCACAGGCCAGCAGGCACGCCTGACGGGATTGCTGGAGAACCTGGTCACCATGGGCATGCGCACCAAGGTGAAGGTGCTGAGCGTGGAGCGCATGCGCGCCCCAGTGGACGTGGCCGCCGCGCTCAAGCTCCACAGCGCTGCGCTGGTGCAAAAAGCCGAGCGCGTGCGCAGCACGCCCGAAGGCCCCCTGTCGCACATCACCACCTGGGTGCCCGATGCGATTTCAGCCGGCTTTGGCAAGCGCGAGCTGGCGCAAAAACCCATTTTGGTGCTGCTCGAAGAGTCGGGCGTCAAGGTGGGCCGGGCCGAGCAAACCATTTCGGCCCGTCTGGCCGATGTGGGCATGGCCCAACATCTGGATGTGTCCGTCGGATCGGCCTTGATGGCGGTGCGGCGTTTGATTTATGACGAGGACGAACGTCCCGTCCAATGGCTGCATGGCTTGTACCGACCGGACCGGTACGAATACCAGATGCAGTTATCCCGCGTTGGCAGCATCGATGCCAAGGTGTGGGTAAGCCAAGAGCTGTCCGCCAACTTTCATTGACCTACTTAAAGGATGTTCTCATGACCTCACGTCGCACTTTCATGGGCCAGTCCGCTGCGGCGGCCTCGGCACTCGCGTTTCCACTGGTGGGCGGGGCTCAGCCCAAGCCCATCAAAGTGGGTGTTTTGCACCCCGTCACCGGTGCCTTGGCTTATTCGGGCCAGCAGTGCCGCATGGGTGCCTTGATGGCGATTGAAGACATCAACAAAGCGGGCGGCATCAAGTCGCTGGGCGGCGCCAAAATCGAAGCCATGCTGGGCGATGCACAGTCCAGCCCGCAAGCGGGTACGGCCGAGATCGAGAAGATGAACGAAGCCGGCGTCAGCGCCGTGGTCGGGGCTTTTGCTTCGGCCATTTGCCTGGCCACCACGCAAGCGGCTGCCAAATACAACCTGCCCCACGTGGTCGATGTCGGCGTGGCCGACCAGATCGTCGAGCGCGGCCTGAAAAACACCTTCCGCTTTGGCCCTGGCTACAGAAAGTGCGCCGAAGTGGCGGTGTCCAGCCTGCACGTCTTGAACACCGCCGCAGGCAAACCGGCCCGCACCGTGATGATCGTGCACGAAGAGTCGCTGTTCGGCACCGGCACCGCCAACCTTTTGGCCAAAGAGCTGCCGGGCTATGGCTACGAGGTCAAGGAAATCATCAAGCACGCCAACCCCACGCGTGACTTCAACAACATTGCGCTGCGCATCAAGCAGGTCAACCCCGACATCCTGATCCCCGCGAACTATTACAACGAATACGCCCTGCTGGTGCGCACCTTGCAACAGCAAAAAATCACGCCCAAAGCCATTTACTCGGTCTTGGGTGGTGCTGCGTCGAGCTACAAGTTTGTCAAGGAGTTTCCAGAGGCGGCCAACGGCATCATCGACTGCAACCACTGGTTCAACCCCAAGGACAAGCGCTCGGCCGAATTGCGTAAACGCGTGGAAGCACAAGGCCAGTTCTTCAGCTACGAAGTGTTCATGACCTACACCGCCATGATGCTGCTGGCCGATGCCATTGAGCGTGCGAAGTCAACAGACCGCGCCGCCATCATCGATGCGCTGGCTTCGAGCAAGTTCGCCAACCACATCATGCCCTACGGCCCCACGCAGTTTGTGAACGGCCAGAACATGGGCGCACAGCCTTTGATGACCCAGGTCCACAAAGGCGACATCAAGGTGATCGTGCCGCGCGACTACCGCGAGATTGAGCCGATTTTCCCGCTCAAGGGTTGATTGACGTTGACCTGAAAGACCCCGATGCTGGACTTCAACATCCTGTTTCCTTCGGTGCTCAACGGCATCACCACAGGTGCCGTGTACGCGCTGATCGCGCTGGGCCTCACGCTGATTTATGGCGTGTTGCACATCATCAATTTCGCGCACGGCGCGTCTTTGATGGTGGCGCTGTATGGCGTGTACATGTTGAAGCAACACTTCGGGGTCGATCCCTACATGGCCCTGCCCATCATGGTGCCCGCCATGTTTGTGCTGGGTTATGCGCTGCAGCGCGGGGTCATCAACCGCGCCAGCCATGGCAAGGATGAAAACATCCTGCTCGTCACGCTGGGCATCTCCATCGTGCTTGAGAATTTGGCGCTTTTGTACTTCAAGTCAGACACGCGCACCATCGAGACAGCCTACACCTTGACCACCGTTGAGATCGGGCCAGCCTTCATCGCCCTGCCCAAGCTGGTGTCCTTTGCTGGCGCCCTGGTGGTGTCGGCGGTGATGTTGCTCATTGTGCAAAAGACCGACTTGGGTCGCGCCATTCGCGCCGTGTCCAAAGAGAAGCAAGGCGCGCGTTTGATGGGCATCGATGTGGACCATGTGTACGCCATGTGCTTTGGCCTGGGCCTGGCCAGTCTGGGCGCGGCCGCCTGCTTTTTGATGCCGGCCTATTACGTCAACCCGCAAGTGGGCAACGGCTTTGTGCTGGTGGCCTTCACGATCGTGGTGCTGGGCGGCATGGGCAGTTTTGCCGGGGCTTTGCTGGGAGGACTGCTGATCGGCGTGGTGGAGTCGCTAGGGGGCTTGCTGCTGGGTGAGTCATTGGGCCAGGTGGGTATTTTTGTGATTTTCATTGCAGTGCTTTTGCTCAGGCCGCAAGGATTTTTCGGAGCGAAGGCATGAAAGACTTTCGCAACATCGCGCTGTTTGTGGTGCTGGTGGGGGCGGTACCCTTGTTCACCGATTCGGGCGTGATGCTCAACTTCGTCATGACCTCGTTGTACGCCTGCTTGCTCTCGCAAGCCTGGAACGTGCTGGGTGGTTATGGGGGGCAGTTTTCTTTTGGCCATGCGCTGTTTTTTGGCACAGGCGCTTATGTGCAGGCGATTGCGCAAATGCAGTGGGGCCTGAGCCCCTGGGTGGCATTGCCTTTGGCCATGGCTTTTGCGGCGGGCGTGGGGGCGTTTGTGGGCGCGGCTTCGTTCCGCTATGGCCTCAAGGGTTCGTACTTTGCGCTGGTCACGCTGGCCTTTGCCGAGGTGTTCCGCATTGTGGCCACTTCGGTGCCTTTCACGGGCGCCGGTGTGGGCCTGATGCTGCCACTCAAGGAGTCGGCGGCCAACATGCAGTTTGGCAGCCGTGCCGGTTTCATCTGGCTCATGCTGGGCCTGGTCACGCTGGCGCTGTGCATCACGGCTTGGCTGCGCCATTCGCGCTTTGGTGCTTACCTGCAAGCGGTGCGTGACAACGAAGACGCGGCCCGCGCCATCGGCGTGAACCCCTTCAGCGTCAAGCTGATTGCCACCATTTTGTCCGGTGGCCTGATGGGTGCAGGTGGCGCTTTTTATGTGCAGGTGTTCCAGTACATCGACCCTGGCATTGCCTTTGGGGCGCACACTTCTGTCGAGGCCTTGGTGGGTGCGATCGTCGGCGGCATGGGCACGCTGTGGGGCCCGCTCTTGGGCGCGGTGAGTTTGCACATCCTGGCCGATGTCACGCGCAACTTGTTTGGGCAGCTGCCCGGCATCAACATGGTCATTTATGGCGTGGTGCTGATCGTGATCGTGATGTTCTTGCCGCGCGGCATTGCGGGGCTGGGCACCATCACGCCGCTGCAATGGTTGCGCGGCAGCAAGTCGGATGGAGACAAATCATGAGCACGCTGCTGCAGATCGAGGGCGTGTCCAAGTCCTTTGGCGGTTTGAAGGCCGTACAAAATGTGAGCCTGTCGGTGACCGAGGGGCGTCTGAGCGCCTTGATTGGCCCCAACGGTGCAGGCAAGACGACCTTGTTCGCACTCATGTCGGGCTTTCTGACGCCGGACACGGGCCGTGTGGTGTTTGCAGGCCAGGACATCACCGGTCAGCCGCCGCACCTGAACGCCCGCATGGGCCTGACGCGCACCTTCCAGATCGTGCAGCCCTTTGCCGCGCAAACCGTGCGCGAGAACATCGCGGTGGGGGCGCACCTGCATTTGCCACGCCGCGCCGAGGCCCTTGACTGGGCTGAGTCGGTTGCGCAGCAAGTGGGTCTGAGCCCGCAACTGGACAAGCTGGCCAGCGACTTGACGGTGGCCGGACGCAAACGGCTGGAGCTGGCCCGTGCATTGGCCACGCGGCCGCGCCTGTTGTTGCTCGACGAGGTGCTGGCCGGATTGAACCCGCAAGAAATCGCCGAAATGATCCCGGTGGTGCAAGGCATTGCCCAAAGCGGTGTGACGGTGCTGATGATCGAACACGTCATGCAAGCGGTGATGAGCCTGGCGCAAGAGGTTTGGGTGCTCGCGCAAGGCCAGTTGATTGCCCAAGGCACACCCGCCGAGGTGACGAACAACAAAGCCGTGGTCGAGGCTTATCTGGGCCACGGCACGGCCGAGCGCTTGCAAAAGAACGCAGCCCAAGACAAAACAGCGCAGGAGGCACAGGCATGACCGCTTTGTTGAATGTGCAGGGCCTCAAATCCGGCTACGGTGTGGTCGAGGTCTTGCGCGGTGTGGACCTGCAGGTCATGCCCGGCGAGCTGGTGGCGCTTTTGGGCAGCAACGGCGCGGGCAAGACCACACTCAACCTCACACTCAGCGGCTTGGTGGCCACGCGCGCGGGTCGGGTGGGGTTCGATGGGCAGGACATCACCGGTCTGCATTCACGCCAGGTGGTCAAGCATGGCTTGATCCAGGTGCCTGAGGGCCGAAAAGTGTTCCCCAACCTGAGCGTGCACGAGAACTTGGAGCTGGGGGCCTTCACCCGAGGGCGTGAGCGACGCTTGCAGAACCTGGACAAGGTCTACGAGACATTCCCACGGTTGAAAGAGCGCGTGGCCCAGTTGGCGGGCACGCTCAGCGGTGGCGAGCAGCAGATGTTGGCCATTGGCCGGGGCCTGATGGCCGAGCCGCGCTTGTTGATCCTGGACGAACCCTCACTGGGTTTGTCGCCCCTGCTGGTGGAAGAGTTGTTTGGCTTGATCGCCTCGCTGCGCAGCAGCGGCCTGTCGATCTTGCTGGTGGAGCAAAACGTGGGCCAGTCTCTGGACATCGCCGACCGGGCTTATGTGATGGAAAACGGACAAATCCGTTTCACGGGCACACCCGCCGAGTTGTTGGGCAGTGACACGCTCAGGCAAGCCTATTTGGGGATGTGAGGCCGCAGTGCAGCGCCTGGCCTGTTGCGGTTTTTCAACCCGTTTGACCCCTTGATCTTCCATCTTGTTTGACATGACCGTACGCATTGCTTTTGACCGCACCGTTCTGATGTGGACCACCGCTATGGCGTTGGTGTGCTGGGCGGGCATGGCCCGTGCCCAAGCGCAGCCGCCCATCAAAATTCTGGTGGGTGCTCCCGCAGGCGGCACCACCGACACCATGGCCCGCACGCTGGCCACGGTGCTGGGCACACAGCTGGGGCGCACTGTGGTGGTCGAGAACAAACCCGGTGCAGGTGGCAACTTGGCCGCCGACGCGGTGGCCAAGGCCGCGCCCGATGGCCATACGCTGCTCATGAGCTTCACCAGCCACGCCATCAATGCCTCGCTGTACCCCCGCTTGCCTTTTGATCCGGTCAAAGACTTCACCCCTTTGACCATGGTGTCGACCTCACCGTCGATCCTGGTGGCCCACCCCAGGGTCTCGGCCAACAGCGTCCAAGAATTGATCACTCTGGCCAAGTCCAAGCCCGGGCAGCTGAACTTTGCGATTGGCGCAATGGGCTCGTCCTTGCACATGGCGGGTGACGCCTTCAAGATGCAGTCGGGTGTGTACATCGTGAACATCCCCTACCGGGGCACGGCCCCTGCGGTGCAAGACGTGTTGGCCGGGCAAGTGGACTTGATGTTCGCCGCCATTGGCAACGTGCAATCGCACATCAAGGCGGGCAAACTCAAGGCCCTGGGCGTGACCAGCGCCAAACGCCTGCCCGCTTTTGCGGACGTGCCCGCCATTGGCGAGAGCTTGCCCGGTTACGAGTCGAGTGCCTGGTTTGGATTGTTTGGCCCGGGGCGCATGAGCCCTGATCTGAGCAAGCGCCTGGCCGATGCGGCCCGCGCTGCGGTGCAGTCGCCCGATGTCAAGCGGCGCATTGAAAGCGAAGGGGCCACGGCCGTGGGCAACAGCCCGGAAGAATTTGCCCGTTTTGTGGACAGCGAGATCGTGCGTTGGCGCGCGGTGGTGCAGTATGCCGGAGCCAAGCCCGAATGAAACCCAGCGATTTTCAGCCACAAACATTGGCCCAAAAACTCATCGCCCGCGCCGCAGGCCGCAGCCATGTGGCCGTGGGCGAGTTGCTCACCTGCAACGTGGACTTGGCCATGTTCCACGACTCGTCGGGTCCGCGCCGCTTGAAGCCTATGCTGGACGAATTGGGCGCCGAGATCTGGGACAAAAACAAAGTGGTGCTGGTGCTGGACCACTACGTGCCCGCGCAAGACGCGGATGCCCAGCAGATTGTGCAGATCGCGCGCGACACCGCCAAGCAGTGGAAGCTGCCCCACGTCATTGACAGCGAGGGCATTTGCCACGTGGTTCTGCCCGAGCGCGGCCATTTGAAGCCGGGCATGTTTTGTGTCGGTGGCGACTCGCATTCGCCCACGGGCGGGGCCTTTGGTTGCTACATGTTTGGCATCGGTGCGACCGAGATGCTGGGCGTGTGCGTCACCGGCCAAATTTGGGTGCAGGTGCCGCGCACCTTGCGCATGCACTGGTCGGGTCGCTTGCAAGCCGGTGTGTCGGCCAAAGACATGATGCTGCACATGGTGGGTCGCTTTGGCATGAATGGCGGCCAATACCAGGCGGTGGAGTTTGCGGGGTCTGCGGTGCAGGCCCTGTCCATGGCCGAGCGCATGACCCTGTCCAATATGAGCGCCGAGATGGGGGCTCAGGCCGGTTTGATCGCGGCCGATGAGACCACCTTGAACTACCTGCGTGGCGTGGGCGTGGCCTCTGAGCATCTGGCCGGGGCCGAGCAATGGCACACCGATGAAGACGCCGAATACGAGCAGCACACCTTTGATGCCGCCCGCCTCAGCCCGCAGGTGGCCGCACCGCACAGCCCGGCCAACACCCGAGATGTGGCCGAATTTGCGGATGTGGCGCCAAGCATTGCCTACATCGGTGCCTGCACCGGCGCCAAACTCGAAGACCTGCGGGCCGCCGCCTCGGTGCTCAAGGGTCAGCGCGTGGCCGCTGGCGTGCAGCTGATGGTGGCGCCTGCCAGTGCCCGCGAACAAGCGCAGGCCACGCAAGAAGGCGTGATGCAAATCTTGCTGGACGCCGGCGCCACGGTGCTGCCCAACAGTTGTGGTGCGTGTGCGGGTTACGGCGCGACTTTCCCCGAAGGCGCCACCGTGATTTCGACCACCGCCCGCAATTTCAAGGGCCGCATGGGCCCGGCCAGCGTGAACGTGTATTTGGCCTCGCCTTACACCGTGGCCGCTTCGGCTTTGCGCGGGCGCATCAGCGATGCACGCGAGGTGCTGGCATGAACAAACACGTTTTTCAAAACGCCCGTGTTTGGCGGCTCGGTGCCGATGTGGACACCGATGCCCTGGCCCCCGGGGCTTATATGAAGCACGGTCTTGAGGTGATCGGCTGGCATTGCTTGGAGGCGGTGCGCAGCGACTTTGCTTCGGGCGTGCGCGAAGGCGATGTGATCGTGGCCGGGGCCAACTTTGGGATTGGCTCATCGCGCGAGCAGGCCGCCGGTGTGCTGCGGCATTTGGGCTTGGCGGCAGTCATTGCGCCGTCTTACAGCGGTTTGTATTTTCGCAATGCCTTCAACTTGGGCCTGCTGCTCTTGACCTGCCCCGAGGCCGATCAAATCGAAGAGGGCGAGCGGGTGGGTGTGACGTTGGAAGGCGACACACCGGTGGTGGTGCGGGCCAAAGGCCAGCGTTTGGCTTGCGCGCCGATCCCTGAATTTTTGATGGACATGGTCAATGCAGGCGGCTTGTTGCCCCTGCTCAAACAAAGAAAGCCAGCATGAACCCGATGGATTCCAAATCTCAACCGACGGGCGTCCACCCTGTGATGGACCCGGTGACCCTTGCGGTGCTGCGCGGCCGTCTTGAACAGATCGCCGATGAAATGGACGCGACGCTCTACCGCAGCGCCTTCAATCCCATCATTGCCGAGGCGCACGACGCTTGCCACGGTCTGTACGACGCCACCACCGGCGACACTCTGATCCAGGGCAAGTCCGGTCTGCCGGTGTTTGTGGGGGCGATGGCCTTTGCGGTGCGCGCGGCCATGCGCGTGGCC from the Limnohabitans sp. 2KL-27 genome contains:
- a CDS encoding ABC transporter ATP-binding protein, whose protein sequence is MSTLLQIEGVSKSFGGLKAVQNVSLSVTEGRLSALIGPNGAGKTTLFALMSGFLTPDTGRVVFAGQDITGQPPHLNARMGLTRTFQIVQPFAAQTVRENIAVGAHLHLPRRAEALDWAESVAQQVGLSPQLDKLASDLTVAGRKRLELARALATRPRLLLLDEVLAGLNPQEIAEMIPVVQGIAQSGVTVLMIEHVMQAVMSLAQEVWVLAQGQLIAQGTPAEVTNNKAVVEAYLGHGTAERLQKNAAQDKTAQEAQA
- a CDS encoding ABC transporter substrate-binding protein, coding for MTSRRTFMGQSAAAASALAFPLVGGAQPKPIKVGVLHPVTGALAYSGQQCRMGALMAIEDINKAGGIKSLGGAKIEAMLGDAQSSPQAGTAEIEKMNEAGVSAVVGAFASAICLATTQAAAKYNLPHVVDVGVADQIVERGLKNTFRFGPGYRKCAEVAVSSLHVLNTAAGKPARTVMIVHEESLFGTGTANLLAKELPGYGYEVKEIIKHANPTRDFNNIALRIKQVNPDILIPANYYNEYALLVRTLQQQKITPKAIYSVLGGAASSYKFVKEFPEAANGIIDCNHWFNPKDKRSAELRKRVEAQGQFFSYEVFMTYTAMMLLADAIERAKSTDRAAIIDALASSKFANHIMPYGPTQFVNGQNMGAQPLMTQVHKGDIKVIVPRDYREIEPIFPLKG
- a CDS encoding ABC transporter ATP-binding protein; amino-acid sequence: MTALLNVQGLKSGYGVVEVLRGVDLQVMPGELVALLGSNGAGKTTLNLTLSGLVATRAGRVGFDGQDITGLHSRQVVKHGLIQVPEGRKVFPNLSVHENLELGAFTRGRERRLQNLDKVYETFPRLKERVAQLAGTLSGGEQQMLAIGRGLMAEPRLLILDEPSLGLSPLLVEELFGLIASLRSSGLSILLVEQNVGQSLDIADRAYVMENGQIRFTGTPAELLGSDTLRQAYLGM
- a CDS encoding branched-chain amino acid ABC transporter permease: MLDFNILFPSVLNGITTGAVYALIALGLTLIYGVLHIINFAHGASLMVALYGVYMLKQHFGVDPYMALPIMVPAMFVLGYALQRGVINRASHGKDENILLVTLGISIVLENLALLYFKSDTRTIETAYTLTTVEIGPAFIALPKLVSFAGALVVSAVMLLIVQKTDLGRAIRAVSKEKQGARLMGIDVDHVYAMCFGLGLASLGAAACFLMPAYYVNPQVGNGFVLVAFTIVVLGGMGSFAGALLGGLLIGVVESLGGLLLGESLGQVGIFVIFIAVLLLRPQGFFGAKA
- a CDS encoding GntR family transcriptional regulator gives rise to the protein MDAHLPLPKYHQIYLVLREQLREGRFDDGLPGEMALMGQFGVARVTVRRALSQLAEEGLIQREPGRGTRPVTARAQEVQMQASTMATGQQARLTGLLENLVTMGMRTKVKVLSVERMRAPVDVAAALKLHSAALVQKAERVRSTPEGPLSHITTWVPDAISAGFGKRELAQKPILVLLEESGVKVGRAEQTISARLADVGMAQHLDVSVGSALMAVRRLIYDEDERPVQWLHGLYRPDRYEYQMQLSRVGSIDAKVWVSQELSANFH
- a CDS encoding branched-chain amino acid ABC transporter permease — encoded protein: MKDFRNIALFVVLVGAVPLFTDSGVMLNFVMTSLYACLLSQAWNVLGGYGGQFSFGHALFFGTGAYVQAIAQMQWGLSPWVALPLAMAFAAGVGAFVGAASFRYGLKGSYFALVTLAFAEVFRIVATSVPFTGAGVGLMLPLKESAANMQFGSRAGFIWLMLGLVTLALCITAWLRHSRFGAYLQAVRDNEDAARAIGVNPFSVKLIATILSGGLMGAGGAFYVQVFQYIDPGIAFGAHTSVEALVGAIVGGMGTLWGPLLGAVSLHILADVTRNLFGQLPGINMVIYGVVLIVIVMFLPRGIAGLGTITPLQWLRGSKSDGDKS